From Bacteroidota bacterium, the proteins below share one genomic window:
- a CDS encoding 4Fe-4S dicluster domain-containing protein, translating to MTFHEKIKSAGVVGCGGAGFPSHVKAASNAEYVLANGAECEPLLHKDLELLVREPEPVVQGMVQLMSSTGAKKGILGVKKKYEERLGAVKSSLERTNIELRLLGDYYPTGDEYILVYETTKRLVPPQGIPADIGVIVNNVETLRNMYYASEGVPVTAKCITVAGAVKEPSTFTVPLGISFADVIAAAGGATVTDYAVFVSGIMMGKLATDMSLPVTKTCAGLVVLPVEHRLMTRKSLPEQSKHRIGKSACDQCSYCTEFCPRYLLGYDVQPHKVMRSLSFTASGQDLWNQWAQLCCSCGLCTLYACPEDLYPKEACDKAKVDLKAKGIAWNGSRDVKPHPIYDGRHVPLKQLIGKLGVKDYDVPAHYRERNFRPESVRIPLSQHIGMPATPVVRSGSAVKAGEVIADIPEGKLGARIHASIPGIVALREGEIVIEQK from the coding sequence GTGACCTTCCATGAAAAAATAAAAAGTGCCGGAGTTGTCGGTTGCGGAGGAGCGGGATTTCCCTCGCATGTTAAGGCGGCATCCAACGCCGAATACGTTCTTGCAAATGGCGCGGAATGCGAACCTCTTCTTCATAAGGATCTGGAATTGCTGGTGCGGGAACCCGAGCCCGTTGTCCAGGGGATGGTTCAATTGATGTCATCGACGGGAGCGAAGAAAGGGATCCTGGGCGTCAAGAAAAAATACGAAGAACGGCTCGGCGCTGTGAAATCGTCGCTTGAAAGGACGAACATCGAACTGAGACTGCTTGGAGATTATTATCCGACAGGGGATGAATACATTCTGGTGTATGAGACGACGAAACGGCTCGTTCCGCCGCAGGGCATCCCTGCCGACATCGGCGTCATCGTCAACAATGTCGAGACATTGCGGAACATGTATTATGCGTCCGAAGGAGTTCCGGTCACCGCAAAATGCATTACGGTTGCGGGGGCGGTCAAAGAGCCGTCAACGTTTACCGTTCCCCTTGGGATCAGCTTCGCAGACGTTATTGCGGCGGCGGGGGGAGCAACGGTCACCGACTACGCTGTTTTCGTCAGCGGGATCATGATGGGAAAGCTCGCCACGGATATGTCCCTTCCGGTGACCAAAACTTGCGCCGGCCTGGTCGTTCTGCCTGTTGAACACCGGCTGATGACAAGGAAAAGTTTGCCCGAACAATCGAAGCATCGCATTGGGAAATCGGCGTGCGACCAGTGCAGTTACTGCACGGAGTTTTGCCCCCGGTATCTCTTGGGTTACGATGTGCAGCCGCACAAGGTCATGCGAAGCCTCAGCTTCACGGCATCCGGCCAAGATCTTTGGAACCAATGGGCGCAGCTCTGCTGCTCCTGCGGGCTCTGCACGCTGTACGCTTGTCCTGAAGATCTGTACCCGAAGGAAGCATGCGACAAGGCAAAGGTCGATCTCAAAGCAAAGGGAATAGCATGGAACGGCAGCCGGGACGTGAAACCTCATCCCATCTACGACGGGAGACACGTTCCGTTGAAACAACTTATCGGAAAACTTGGCGTAAAAGATTATGACGTGCCGGCCCATTATCGCGAAAGGAATTTTCGTCCGGAAAGCGTGCGGATACCCTTGTCCCAGCATATCGGAATGCCGGCGACTCCGGTTGTGAGATCCGGAAGCGCTGTGAAGGCAGGGGAAGTCATCGCTGATATTCCGGAAGGGAAACTCGGTGCGCGTATTCATGCCAGCATCCCGGGTATTGTCGCGCTGCGTGAAGGAGAAATTGTCATTGAACAAAAATAG
- a CDS encoding glycosyltransferase family 39 protein — protein MSQTFSQSFQAGRKAILSPGTLFLLLFACAKLLIHLYTNAFAGYGIFRDELYYAACSEHLSAGYVDQPPLSIFILVVNRFLFGDSIFAIRLLPAIAGAATVFLTGLMARELGGGRFAQGIASLAALVSLILLAMDGFFSMNAFDLLFWAWSAYLLVRLVNTGDKKYWLQLGFLLGLGLLNKISVLWLGLGILAGVAATSERRWLKTEYPYIAGGIAFALFLPFILWNAAHGLAHLEFIGNASGHKYSSLTPMIFLSGQLLLQNPVTLPLWLAGLFWVLFSRTEKRYRLLGFIYLTAMTVLLVNGHSKPEYLSPAYPALFAAGGVAIEKWTSSGIARWIRPVYGVVVAAGIFLAPLAIPILPVETYIRFADLLGIKPSTPEGKKLDSLPQFYADMFGWEEKAAAVAKVYHSLSPQDQAVCAIFGDNYGRCGAIDYYSKKYDLPKAIGPHNNYWLWGPRNYTGELVIILGGDLKGKTDRFESVTIADTVRSKYAMPYENNLAIYVCRNLKVPLRELWPQLKHYE, from the coding sequence ATGTCTCAGACCTTTTCACAGAGCTTTCAAGCCGGCCGCAAAGCGATCCTTTCGCCCGGCACACTGTTCCTTCTGCTGTTTGCCTGCGCGAAATTATTGATTCATCTCTATACGAACGCCTTCGCCGGATACGGCATATTCCGCGATGAGCTCTACTATGCCGCATGCAGCGAGCATCTCAGCGCAGGGTACGTCGATCAGCCTCCTCTTTCCATCTTTATTTTAGTGGTGAACCGGTTTTTGTTCGGCGATTCGATCTTCGCAATCCGTCTGCTTCCCGCCATAGCGGGGGCGGCAACAGTTTTTCTTACCGGCCTTATGGCGCGGGAGCTCGGCGGCGGGAGGTTTGCTCAGGGGATCGCTTCGCTCGCCGCGTTGGTGTCGCTTATTCTTCTTGCGATGGACGGATTTTTTTCAATGAACGCATTCGATCTCCTCTTTTGGGCCTGGTCTGCGTACCTGCTTGTCCGTCTTGTAAACACCGGCGATAAAAAATACTGGCTGCAGCTCGGATTCCTCCTGGGCCTGGGATTGCTGAATAAGATCAGCGTCCTCTGGCTCGGTCTGGGAATTTTGGCGGGCGTTGCCGCAACCTCGGAACGACGCTGGCTGAAGACCGAATATCCGTACATCGCCGGCGGAATCGCCTTCGCGCTGTTTCTTCCTTTTATTCTCTGGAACGCAGCGCACGGCCTGGCACATCTCGAATTCATCGGGAATGCATCGGGCCACAAATATTCCTCGCTCACGCCGATGATCTTTCTCAGCGGGCAGCTGCTTCTGCAAAACCCCGTCACTCTTCCGCTGTGGCTCGCCGGCCTTTTTTGGGTTCTCTTTTCGAGAACGGAAAAACGCTACCGCCTCTTGGGCTTTATCTATCTTACCGCAATGACCGTGCTGCTCGTGAACGGACACAGCAAACCGGAATACCTGTCTCCGGCGTATCCGGCTCTCTTCGCCGCCGGGGGCGTCGCGATTGAAAAGTGGACCTCATCGGGAATAGCGCGCTGGATTCGTCCCGTGTACGGCGTCGTTGTTGCCGCGGGAATTTTTTTAGCTCCGTTGGCTATTCCAATCTTACCAGTCGAGACGTACATCCGCTTCGCCGATCTTCTGGGGATAAAACCTTCAACTCCCGAAGGAAAGAAATTGGACAGTCTTCCTCAATTCTATGCGGACATGTTCGGGTGGGAAGAGAAAGCGGCGGCGGTGGCGAAGGTCTATCATTCGCTTTCTCCGCAGGACCAGGCGGTCTGCGCGATCTTTGGGGATAATTACGGCCGGTGCGGTGCGATCGATTATTATTCCAAGAAGTATGACCTGCCCAAAGCGATCGGTCCGCACAACAATTATTGGCTCTGGGGGCCGCGCAATTATACCGGTGAGCTTGTTATTATTCTCGGCGGAGACTTGAAAGGGAAGACCGATAGATTTGAAAGTGTGACGATCGCGGATACCGTGAGAAGTAAATATGCGATGCCGTATGAAAACAACCTCGCCATCTATGTCTGCCGGAATCTAAAGGTGCCCCTCCGGGAATTGTGGCCGCAATTAAAGCATTATGAATGA